GCAATTGTTTTTGTTCTTGATCAGTCATCTTCGGTCAACCACGCTTTCACAACTTGTGATGAGAGTTCTGGTTCGTTAGCAACGAGAGCACGTACTGCTTTGAGTAAGTCCTCGTCGCCATGTAAGTCTGGCAATTGTAATCTACCGTCAGAAGAGAAGCCAACCGCAGACTCATCAAAATCGTTATTTAGCATATCGAGTGTACTGTCACCTAAATCAACACCACTGGTCAACGCATCTTCATCGAAATCTTCAAGCGTGTCATCTGGGTAAATTAGACGTTTAAGCATAGGTCTTACTACCGCTAAGATTAGCACAATGATCACTAAGGTACCTGCTGCAAGACGGATTGTCTTTTGGAACCAATCCTGCTCCCAAAGTGGTATCTCTTGTATTTCGGTGAGGTCTTCACGCACAAATGGTACCGTTACCACTTCTAGTGCATCGCCTCGCTGCATATCAAAACCCACACCACCTTGTAGCAAACGACGGATATTATTTAACTCTTCTTGCGTACGCGGCACCATCGCCATGTTGCCTTCCGCATCAGGCTTTGCGAGGTAGTCAACAGCGACACTTACACTGATCCGGCGAATAACACCTGTTTGTTGACGCTTATGACTGATAGTGGTATCCAACTCATAGTTGCGTGTTGCTTCTTTTTGATTACTGCTTGGTGTTGCACTTTGGCCATTGCTGCCTTGCCCTGCAATCTCTGGGATATTCGAGTTTGTTGGCGGTTGATTGGTGAGTGCTCCTGGAATACCCACAGCTAAACCACCAATATTATTTTCTTCATAGGTCGTTTCACTACGAACCGCAGGTAAATCCGGGTTATAACGTTTTTGCGTTTCTTCAACTGCACTGAAGTCCATTGTTAAGTCGACCTGCGCCGTAAAGTTACCAAGACCTACAGTTGGGATCAGGATGCTATCAATTTTTTCTAGGTATTCTTGTTCACGTTTACGTTCAATTTCATACTCTTTTCTCGAACGTGCAGCCAAAGAGTCTTGAGAACCAGAGTTGAGTAGACGGCCGTTTTGATCGGTTACGGTCACGCGTGAAGGCTCTAGGCCTTGCACTGCTGATGCCACGATGTCTACGATTGAGTCAACCTCTTCGCCACCAAGCGTTTTGCCACGTTTAAGGGTTATAACTACGGTTGCTGAGGGCTTTTTCTCGCGACGTGCAAAGACGTTTTCTTTTGGTATTGCAAGTAACACTTTTGCGCGGTTTACATCTTGTAACTCTTCGATTGTTCTCGCAAGTTGTTGCTCACGGCTATGTTTTAAGCGCTCTCTTTCAAGACGTTGGCTAACACCAAAACCCATATCCTGCATCAGAATATCAGTGCCAGAACTCGGAGACTGGGTAAAGCCGTCACGCGCCATACGCAGTTTTATGTCTTGATAGTCCGACTCAGCAACTAAAATGGTATTACCATCTAGTTGGTATTCAATTTTCTGTTGATCTAGAAAGTCTAACGTTTCAACAAGCTCTTCTGTTGGGTATTTACCAAGTGGACGCATATCTGGTTGGCGCGCCCAAATGATAATAAAGATTGCGATTGCTAAACAAATAGCGAGGGCAATCACCAGAGTAACCTGGCGCAACATATCAACACCGCTTAGCGCACTGAAGTAGCCTGATTTTTGCTCTTGTTGCTCATCCGAACCGCTGTCATTATTCAGCGCTGCGTCGGAAAGCGTAAGATCTGTTGATTGATTAGTAGCCACGATTACTCTCCACAGTCACTCAATTAAACTGGCATGCTCATGATTTCTTTATAGGCCTCAACAAGTTTATTACGAACTTGTACCGTTGCCTCAAAAGCGACCGATGATTTTTGTTTCGCTATCATGGCTTCTGCAAGAGAAACACTTCTGTCACCCATTTCAACTGCGGTGACTTTTTGTTTCGCTTCTTGTTGTAAGCCGTGAACTGTATTAATTGCGTCTGAGAGTAAATCGCCAAACTGAGCCGACGAAGATGCTGCCGTCTTAACTGGCTGCACTGATGGCTGTGTATTTCTCGTCGCTTCTGCAGCCATTGCCTGCATTTCTTGAAATAGCGCTGAAGATTGTACTTTCATGATGCTTTACTCAAAATAACTCTTAGTTACCCTTAATAAAGCAGAAAACGTGCCAACTTAAAGTTATTTATTTTCAATGACTTATATAAAATTGAGTATGTCGAAAAATTGGCAGTGTATAGAAATGAAAACTAGGTGCCCGAGTCTGTGACCCTTATAGGCACCTAATTAAATTTGAATTGACATATAAAACTTAACCTGAGGTTTGGATAAGGAATGAGCTAACTCATTGTATTTAAGCTCAGGTTACTTAGGTTAAGCGGGTAGCGCAATCCCTAAGTCTCGCATTTTCGCCAGCTTATAGCGAAGCGTGCGAGGACTCATCCCCAATACCTCCGCCACTTCTTTACGTTTACCGTTAAACTTTGCCAGCGTATCTAAAATAATTTGGTGTTCTTTATCCTGTAACTCATCTTTATAGCTAATGATCTCATCATCACCTTGCGAGCGCTCCAATAAAGCTGGTGCTTCACGGTTTGCAAGTGCTGCTGACTCAATCAAAGCCATCGGCGAGAAGTTTTCGATAAAAATATCATCTTCTTGAATTTCATTACCTTGAAACAAAATCAATGCACGTTGAATAACGTTGTCCAGCTCCCTTACGTTTCCAGGCCAACTGTGCGAACTGAGCTTACGCTTTGCATCACTGCTTAATATAGGCGTTGGCTTGCCTGCTTTTTGCGTATGCCTTAGCAACAAATGTTCAGCTAACACAGCAATATCACCCGCTCTGTCTTTCAGTGGCAACCACTCTAGCGGGAAAACATTGAGGCGATAATATAAATCTTCTCTAAATACCCCATCATCCACTGCTTCTTTTAAATCGCGGTTACTGGTTGCTAACACTCTGACATCCAGTGAGATAGTTTTTCTGCTACCTAAACGCTCTACCTCGCGCTCTTGTAACACGCGAAGTAATTTTGCTTGTAATCCCAAATCCATCTCTGTGATCTCATCAAGCAAAATCGTTCCCTTTTGTGCTTGCTCAAATTTTCCAGGACACGCCTGAATGGCACCTGTAAACGCCCCCTTCTCGTAGCCAAATAAGGTTGCTTCAAGCATATTTTCTGGGATTGCAGCGCAGTTAATTGCAATAAAAGGCTCGTCTGCTCTGTCTGATTTATCGTGAATATAGCGAGCCAACACCTCTTTACCTGAACCGCTTGGTCCAAGTACCATGACGCTGGCATCCGACTTAGCTACTTTTGCAGCCAGTTCAAGTAGTTTAGTACTCTTGGGATCGGCAACAATGGGTCCGTCTGTCTCTTTTTCCTTCTCAGGTAAATAACGGCCAACCATATTGAGCAATACTTCGGGCGCAAATGGCTTGGCCATATAGTCGATAGCACCCAATCTCATCGCCTCAACCGCATCATCAATGGTCGCGTATGCTGTCATCATCAATACCGGCAATTCGGGATAATTGAGTTTAATGGTCTTTAACAAATCAAGCCCACTCATGGCACCCATTTGCACATCACTCACCACCAAAGAAAAGGTTTCTTGCTTTAGCAATAAAACGGCTTGCTCCGCACAACTTGCTTCTACGCACTCGATATTTGAAAGCTGCAATGTATCGATGAGCGCTTCTCTTAAGCCTGCGTCATCTTCAACAACTAAAACTCTGTTACTCATAGTTCCTCCGCCTCAATTAGTGGTAGTACCAAGCTAAAACGCGCGCCCTTACCTTCAACGTTGTCTGCCTGCGCAAACCCTTTATGTGCGTTAGCGACCGAATTAACCACCGCAAGTCCTAGCCCAGTCCCCTGTGACTTGGTTGTAAAAAATGGTTCGAACAACTTGTCTACTAAGGTTTCATCAATGCCAGGCCCATTATCAATAACTGAAATACGTACATATTCTCCACACGACTCGCGCTCTGCTTTAAGCTCAATGTGTGCCGCACTGCCAATTATTTGAATACTGTTATGGATCAGGTTTTGGATCGCACTTGCAAGCGCAGTGCGATTACCTAATATTTCGATATCTGGCTCAGGTAAAAATGCTTCTAACTTTGCTTGGTTAAGCTCAACCATAGCGTCAGCACCCGCTTTGACTTCACTCAATAACTGTTGCATTGACACTCGCTCAACCACTTGTTGTTCACCGCTTTTAGCGAACAGCAGCATATCGTTGACTTGGCTTTCTAAGTCTTTTAGTCGAGACATCAATTTATCGTGAAACTTTTCTCGAGAAGCCGAAGGAAGGTTAGCTGCGCCTAGATTTGCACCATATAACATCGCAGCCGATAACGGCGTACGCACTTGATGCGCCAGTGACGCGACCATCTTTCCTAATGCACTTAATCTTTGCATATGCGCGACACGACTTTGCAACCTACGCGTCTCGGTAAGATCTGTCATCAAAATGAGTTGTCCAGGTTCTGGTGTCAGTGCGGTGATATCTAACTTAATTCTTCTGCCATCTTTAAGAGAGACTTCATGACCATCGTCCTGCTGTGGCCGAAATGAACGCTGAATAACGCTAAACCACTTTTCACCTTCTAGTGGTTCACCCAACATATCCATCGCAATTTGATTTGCCTTGGCAATCATACCTTGACCATCAAGTACCACGACACCTGCAGGCATAGTATCAACAAGATGACTTAACCAACTCGCCTGCTGCCTAAGATCGCTTAGCTCACCGACGTAGGCTTCTTGCAGCAAACAAGGGTTGTAGCGATTCGTCGTTGGTACAAATTGTGGATTAATAACATGTGCTAATGCCATTTTTCCGCTCTCTTAAAAATAAACTCAATGGATAAAAGCAAGAAACGATCCAACTTTATATTTCATTTAAAACATAGAGTTACACAATGTTTAACAATTCCAATTTATTGACGCTGTTTTTATATACAGCACTATGCTACAGTTTTTGAAAGCCAAATGTGATGCTGCAATGAGTAGTTGGCGTAGTAAATCATTTAGCTTATTCACATTCACAATTAGATAGAAGAGAGCTAACAATGACAATACGATGCAGCTGGGTAGACGAGAGTAAACCCGATTATGTTGAATACCATGATAAGGAATGGGGAAGGCCTGTACTGGATGACCAAAGCTTATTTGAATTTATCACATTGGAATCTGCACAAGCAGGCTTAAGCTGGTATACCATTTTGAAAAAACGTGAAGGCTATAGAAAAGCATTCCATAATTTTGATGTACATAAAGTGAGCCAGATGACAGAGCAAGATGTCGAGCGGCTATTAGCATTTGACGGAATTATCAGAAACCGCGCAAAAATCGTAGCAACGATAAATAACGCAAAACGATTTATTGAAATTCAGCAAGAGTTTGGCAGCTTTGCAAAATACCAGTGGCAATTTGTTAATAACAAGCCTGTTATCAACCCCATGCGTGACAAACACGATGCCGTTGCCACCAGTGAACTCAGCGACAAATTTGCCAAGGACTTAAAAAAACGTGGATTTAAGTTTTTAGGTTCAACCACCGTGTATGCGCATATGCAAGCTTGCGGCATGGTTAACGACCATGCCGATAACTGTTTTTGCAAACAAACCATTGTTGCCAGTTATCAAGACTTGGATTTTACTCAACTTTGAGCCCCAAAACATAAGGCCGCGCATTAAGCGGCCTTAATGAGTAGAATTGATTAAATAGATAGTAGTGATGAACTATCAATCACGATTGAGATTATACTTTTTCATCTTCTCAACTAATGTGGTACGGCGAACGCCCAATATTTCTGCAGCTCGAGCAACCACATAGTCGTAGCGCTCTAAAGCTTGAGTGATCAAATCAATTTCAAGCTCTGCTAAATATTCTTTTAACTCTATTCCCTCGTCCGGCAGTAAGCCAACATTCGATACTTGAGGCGCAAAATCTTCCGCGACCATGTCCTCTTCATCGTCACTAAAACCATCGCTAAACAATTCATTGAACGCATCTTTTTCTAGTAGCTCTTCTGGATATTCTGGCTCAAACGCTTCGACTTCTATATAGCGGTACTTTTGTGGTAAATCCGTCACATCGACAACCTTGTCTGGGAACATAATCACCATTCGTTCCACAAGGTTTGCAAGCTCTCGAATATTCCCAGGCCAAGCGTGCGACTTTAAGCTGTCTACGGCTCTATCGGTAAACTTAACCGAATTGCCCGTTTGTTCATTTACTCTACGTGTTAGTTCCTTTAGCAGTAGCGCAATATCTTCCGCACGCTCGTTTAGAGAGGGGTTTTCAATGGGGAATACATTGAGTCTATAAAATAAGTCTTCGCGAAACTTGCCGTCTTCAATCATGGTTTCAAGATTACGGTGTGTCGCAGCAATCACACGAACATCCGCCTGAATAGGCTTTGTGCCCCCAACTCGTTCATAGGTGCGTTCTTGCAAAACTCGTAACAATTTCACCTGCATTTGCAGTGGCATATCACCGATTTCATCGAGAAAAAGCGTACCGCCTTGCGCAAGTTCGAAGCGCCCTTTCCTGGCTGAAATCGCGCCAGTAAATGCGCCTTTTTCATGACCAAAAAGCTCGCTTTCTAACAGCTCACCAGGGATAGCACCGCAGTTAACTGGCACAAATGGTCCCTGCGCACGTTTAGACAATAAGTGTACGTTACGCGCAACCACTTCCTTGCCTGTTCCCGACTCACCCAAAATAAGGACATTGGCGTCGGTTTTGGCCACTTGAGAAATCAAGAAACGAACGTTTTTAACCGCTTCGGTTTCCCCAACTAAACCATCAAAGCTCTTATTTTGTAGCTTGTTCTCTTTGTTTGGAAGCATACGTAAGTATTGCTGACAGTCATGTAGCAATTGCATCGTGACTTCTTGCCCAAAGGGTTCTGTGATGAGCCCTATCACATTCGGTAATGCAAGTAGCGGCCTGAGCGTTTCACCTATTAATAAAAACGGGACGGCGGGATGAGATTTTATTAACGCTTCGTGTGTTAAGCTTTGCAAAGCGCCTAACACAAAAATTGGTTCTTGTTTGTTATCAAGGATCTTGGGCTCATAACGCTCTTCGGCCAGCACTTCATTTGCTTGACCGACAAAACTAAGTGCCGCACCTAATCCGATCGCTCTTTTGTTGTTGTTATCTAAGATCAAGACCATTGCTTGAGAACCAATCTACTTAAAATTTTTTCAATAGTTAGATTGTAAGAGAGATTAAGGGGGATGCAATACCTAAGTGGCAACTTTTTGACATTAACGCCAAAAAATCGCCACTACAGCTGTTCTATATCAATACTTTGGTATTAATTTATAATAAACCTAGTACCGATGATGCAGACTGATTAGCTTGACCACGCAAAGCAATCGAAGCTTGCGACAAAATATCGTTGGCAACTTGATCGCTCACCGCTTGCGCGTAATCGGTGTCTTGAATTCGACTTTGGCTCGCCGCAATGTTTTCACGTTGGTTACTCGCAGAGCGAATCGTACTAGATACCGCATTTTCAAATGCACCGAGCTCAGCACGTTGGCTGTTTAAATCTTCAGAGACCGTATCTGCCGCATCAATGGCAGCTTGTGCGCCCACCTGCGTCGAGATGTCCACACTCAATATTGCACTGGCAAAACCACCATCAGTCTGCTGTAGCGACTGGGTTGTATTAGCGTCGGGACCTACCTGAAAACTACGAGACTCACCGTCAAAAATTTGTGCGCCACCAAATGTAGTATTCTCAAACGTTTCGCTTATTTGCGTTTGCAGCTGCGATACTTCCTCTTGCAATGCTTGACGGTCACTATCTGTCAACGCCCCATTACCGGCTTGAATCGATAATTCTCTAATCCGGGAAACCGCATCATTCACACCAGATAATGCCGAGTCAGCAGTTTGCGAATACGAGATACCATCATATGCGTTACGAATAGATTGACTGTAGCCGTCCTGTTGAGACGTCAAACGATTAATGATCTGCAAAGCCGCAGCGTCATCAGCAGCTGAATTTACACGCTTCCCCGAAGACAACTGCTCGTTTAACTTATTTGCTGTCTGCTCTGTACGATTAAAAAAAGCAGTACTTTGTGATTGGATTTTCATATTTACCCCCATTCACTATCATTAGTTTAAATCTACGTTATTGTGAGCAAAAAGTCATCATAGTCGTTAAATTTCCCGCAATGGCTGGCATAAATACTGCAAAACACATAGAAGTGATATAAAGTATTGAGTAGTAGCTAATTTATTGTATCGATAAGATATCTAAAGCAGTTTCGATACCCGATACTGTAAAGTTTTGATTGCACCTGTAGGTGGACACCCTATGTTTGATAATAAAACCATATTAATAACCGGCGGCACAGGCTCTTTTGGCAAGAAATATGTCAAAACATTGTTAGATCGTTATAAGCCAAAGAAAATCATCATATTTTCGCGCGACGAGCTAAAACAGTTCGAAATGCAACAAGAGTTTAATCAACGTTGTATGCGCTACTTCATCGGCGATGTACGAGACAAAGACAGGTTGCGCCGAGCAATGCAAGGGGTTGATTATGTGATTCATGCAGCGGCGTTAAAACAAGTGCCTGCTGCCGAATACAACCCAATGGAGTGTATCAAAACCAATATCAATGGTGCCGAAAATGTGATTGAAGCCGCTTTAGATAATAACGTCGAAAAGGTAATCGCACTTTCTACCGATAAAGCAGCTAATCCAATCAACTTATACGGCGCTACAAAATTAGCGTCAGATAAACTTTTTGTCGCCGCAAATAATATGGCTGGCGGACATAAAACTCGATTCTCTGTTGTTAGGTATGGCAATGTGGTTTGCTCAAGAGGTTCGGTGGTCCCGGTATTCCAAAAGTTTATTGATGAAGGGAAAGGTCATATTCCTATTACTCATGCAGATATGACTCGCTTTTGGATTAGTCTTCAGCAAGGCGTTGACTTCGTACTTAAGAATTTTGAGCGTATGCTTGGCGGCGAAATCTTTGTGCCAAAAATTCCATCGATTCGCATTGTTGACCTAGCAACTGCAATGGCGCCCAATTTACCTCAAAAAATTATCGGGATACGCCCTGGCGAAAAGCTTCACGAAGTAATGTGTCCTCAGGATTTAAGTTTTGATACCTTTGAATTTTCTGATCATTTTGTTATTGCTCCGGGGATCAAGTTTAGTAGCAGAAGTAACTCTTTTGACCTTAATGCGCTTGGTGAGCAAGGAAAAGCGGTGCAACCTGGGTTTGAATACAACTCTCTGACTAACCCAGTTTATATGAGTGTTGAAGAGATAAAAGCGTTTAACCTGCAAGCACTATTATGATCCCATACGGAAAGCAATCAATAGACCAAGCGGATATTGACGCCGTTATCGAAGTACTGCAATCGGACTGGTTGACACAAGGCCCTAAAGTGCCAGAGTTTGAGCAAAAACTTTGTCAGTATACTGGCGCAAATCGTGCCGTTGCGGTAAACAGTGCGACGTCTGCACTACATATTGCCTGCCTCGCCCTTGAAGTTGGTAAAGGTGATATTGTCTGGACCTCACCAAACTCATTTGTTGCTTCATCTAATTGTGCGCTTTATTGCGGTGCGAGTGTCGATTTTATCGATATTGAAGTCAGTACCGGTAATATGAGCATTCAGGCACTCAGTGATAAGCTAGCACTAGCAAAGCAACAAAACCAACTCCCCAAAGTAGTTATACCGGTACATTTTGCAGGGCAATCATGTGATATGAAGGCTATCCATCAATTAGCTGTGCAGTATGGTTTTAAAGTAATTGAAGACGCATCACATGCTATTGGGGGTTCCTATCATGATAAAAAGGTGGGTTGTTGTGAATACTCTGATATCTGCGTTTTTAGCTTTCATCCGGTAAAAATAATTACCTCAGCTGAGGGTGGTGCTGCGTTGACAAATGACCCAACGCTGGCAAATACGATGGCGAGGCTTCGCAGTCATGGTATTACTGGAAATCCAGACGAATTTAATGAACCCAGCCATGGGGTCTGGTACTACCAACAGCAAGATTTAGGCTTTAACTACCGTATGACGGATTTACACGCGAGTTTAGGGATAGCACAGCTTACTAAGGTCGATACATTTGTTAAGCAGCGAAATAATCTTGCTAACACGTATGATACGCTATTTGCAGATAGTATTGGGATCACACCTCTCGCGCGCTCTGAAAGCTCAATTTCTGCCTATCACTTATATGTTATTCGACTCGAAAGTTGTACGCCCGATCAGCATAACTTTATGGTCAACGCGCTTCGGGAGAAAGGCGTTTTTGCGCATGTTCATTATATTCCCATATACCTGCAGCCCTATTATCAGAATTTAGGCTTTAGGGCAGGCTATTGCGCTGAAGCTGAATCCTACTACTACAGTGCAATCACTTTACCTTTGTATCCAACCCTCACTTTAACCCAACAAGAGTACATCGTTAGCACGACTGAAGCGCTTTATCTTGAGTGTACCAGCAGTGATGAAAGCTAAAGGAAAGATTATGAATAATAGACCATTGCAACTGGCTTTTATTGGCGGAGGTAATAACTCTGCAGTCGGCTATGTACACTTTTCAGCAGCACATTTAGATAATAAGTTTCAGGTCGTCGCGGGTGCATTTAGTCGAGACGCCAAGGTCAATCAGCACACGGCTGAACAATGGAATGTAAGTACAGAGCGCACCTATAACTGCTGGAAGGAGTTAATTTTAGCCGAGCAAAGCACGGTAGACGCTTTTGTTGTTTTAACACCAACCCCTCATCACACAGAGGTGTTAACGGCATTATTGGAAAAGGATTTAGCCGTTATTAGTGAAAAGTCACTGACTTGCGGATTGGCTGAGGCGAAGGAAATTGAAGCTTGTTACGATCCCAACAAACACTTTCTTGCAGTAACGTTCAACTATAGTGGTTACGCTATGGTGAGGGAGCTCAAGCATATCATTTCTAATGGTACGCTTGGAGAAATACAAAAAATTCATCTTGAAATGCCCCAAGAAGGCTTTAAACGCCCACCAGATATCGCAGGTAAACCTAGCCAACCTCAACCATGGCGTTTAAAAGATTACGACGTCCCAACAATCTGTCTCGATTTAGGTGTGCACCTTCACCATTTATCTAGCTATCTATTAGAAGTTGAGCCTGAAGCCACCTGCGCGCAATTTGCTAATCACTCAGAGTTCAAAGGATTAGTTGATGACGTTAATATGCTCTTGAAATACCCAAATGGTATCGTTGGCTCAATGTGGATGTCTAAAACAGCAATTGGTCATAGAAATGGGCTTTCCGTACGCGTGTATGGCACCAAAGGAAGTGCTCGCTGGTTTCAGTTAAATCCTGATGAATTAGAACTCAACTATAATGATGGACGTCGAGAAGTGTTAGATAGAGCTGGCCAATGCCAGTATGCGAATCAATTTCGATATAATCGGATGAAACCTGGTCACCCCACCGGTTTTGTCGAGGCCTTTGCCAATTTATATAGCGATATTGCGGGAGCACTCCAATTACACTTGAGCAAGCAATCGAGCCGTTCAGAGTACGTTTTTGGATTTGAGCAAGCCAAGCAAGGCCTGGCGTTATTTGAAGCCGCAAAGCGCTCCGCTGAAAGTGGTACATGGCAGCAGGTGAAGTAGTTTACTTCGCCTGCTTAGGTTATTCATTCGATTAACTAAATTGTGTCTTAACGTCGTTGCGAAGCACTTTTCCCATCTGATTTCGTGGTAAAGCTGCTACTCTTTCTATAAATCTAGGCTGCTGATAGTCAGTTAGCTCTTGCAAGCACGCTTTTCTAATTACAGGAATTAAGTCGGTGTCTTGGCTATGCTCTATTACCACTTTCACAATTTCGCCCAATTGCGCGTCTTTTATCCCAAACGCAACGCAATCTTCTACGCCTTCGACTGATTTGACAACTGTCTCTATATCTTGAGGGAATACATTGATCCCACCGCTAGAAATCACCTCTTTTTTACGGCCGACGTAGTAGAGATACCCTTGCTCATCCACATAACCCAGATCTCCGGTTTTAAAGAAATCTCCCACATAAAAAGCCGCCCGAGTTTGCTCAGGCATTTTTAGG
The sequence above is a segment of the Pseudoalteromonas piscicida genome. Coding sequences within it:
- the fliF gene encoding flagellar basal-body MS-ring/collar protein FliF, translating into MVATNQSTDLTLSDAALNNDSGSDEQQEQKSGYFSALSGVDMLRQVTLVIALAICLAIAIFIIIWARQPDMRPLGKYPTEELVETLDFLDQQKIEYQLDGNTILVAESDYQDIKLRMARDGFTQSPSSGTDILMQDMGFGVSQRLERERLKHSREQQLARTIEELQDVNRAKVLLAIPKENVFARREKKPSATVVITLKRGKTLGGEEVDSIVDIVASAVQGLEPSRVTVTDQNGRLLNSGSQDSLAARSRKEYEIERKREQEYLEKIDSILIPTVGLGNFTAQVDLTMDFSAVEETQKRYNPDLPAVRSETTYEENNIGGLAVGIPGALTNQPPTNSNIPEIAGQGSNGQSATPSSNQKEATRNYELDTTISHKRQQTGVIRRISVSVAVDYLAKPDAEGNMAMVPRTQEELNNIRRLLQGGVGFDMQRGDALEVVTVPFVREDLTEIQEIPLWEQDWFQKTIRLAAGTLVIIVLILAVVRPMLKRLIYPDDTLEDFDEDALTSGVDLGDSTLDMLNNDFDESAVGFSSDGRLQLPDLHGDEDLLKAVRALVANEPELSSQVVKAWLTEDD
- the fliE gene encoding flagellar hook-basal body complex protein FliE: MKVQSSALFQEMQAMAAEATRNTQPSVQPVKTAASSSAQFGDLLSDAINTVHGLQQEAKQKVTAVEMGDRSVSLAEAMIAKQKSSVAFEATVQVRNKLVEAYKEIMSMPV
- a CDS encoding sigma-54-dependent transcriptional regulator — protein: MSNRVLVVEDDAGLREALIDTLQLSNIECVEASCAEQAVLLLKQETFSLVVSDVQMGAMSGLDLLKTIKLNYPELPVLMMTAYATIDDAVEAMRLGAIDYMAKPFAPEVLLNMVGRYLPEKEKETDGPIVADPKSTKLLELAAKVAKSDASVMVLGPSGSGKEVLARYIHDKSDRADEPFIAINCAAIPENMLEATLFGYEKGAFTGAIQACPGKFEQAQKGTILLDEITEMDLGLQAKLLRVLQEREVERLGSRKTISLDVRVLATSNRDLKEAVDDGVFREDLYYRLNVFPLEWLPLKDRAGDIAVLAEHLLLRHTQKAGKPTPILSSDAKRKLSSHSWPGNVRELDNVIQRALILFQGNEIQEDDIFIENFSPMALIESAALANREAPALLERSQGDDEIISYKDELQDKEHQIILDTLAKFNGKRKEVAEVLGMSPRTLRYKLAKMRDLGIALPA
- a CDS encoding sensor histidine kinase, which codes for MALAHVINPQFVPTTNRYNPCLLQEAYVGELSDLRQQASWLSHLVDTMPAGVVVLDGQGMIAKANQIAMDMLGEPLEGEKWFSVIQRSFRPQQDDGHEVSLKDGRRIKLDITALTPEPGQLILMTDLTETRRLQSRVAHMQRLSALGKMVASLAHQVRTPLSAAMLYGANLGAANLPSASREKFHDKLMSRLKDLESQVNDMLLFAKSGEQQVVERVSMQQLLSEVKAGADAMVELNQAKLEAFLPEPDIEILGNRTALASAIQNLIHNSIQIIGSAAHIELKAERESCGEYVRISVIDNGPGIDETLVDKLFEPFFTTKSQGTGLGLAVVNSVANAHKGFAQADNVEGKGARFSLVLPLIEAEEL
- a CDS encoding DNA-3-methyladenine glycosylase I; protein product: MTIRCSWVDESKPDYVEYHDKEWGRPVLDDQSLFEFITLESAQAGLSWYTILKKREGYRKAFHNFDVHKVSQMTEQDVERLLAFDGIIRNRAKIVATINNAKRFIEIQQEFGSFAKYQWQFVNNKPVINPMRDKHDAVATSELSDKFAKDLKKRGFKFLGSTTVYAHMQACGMVNDHADNCFCKQTIVASYQDLDFTQL
- a CDS encoding sigma-54 dependent transcriptional regulator translates to MVLILDNNNKRAIGLGAALSFVGQANEVLAEERYEPKILDNKQEPIFVLGALQSLTHEALIKSHPAVPFLLIGETLRPLLALPNVIGLITEPFGQEVTMQLLHDCQQYLRMLPNKENKLQNKSFDGLVGETEAVKNVRFLISQVAKTDANVLILGESGTGKEVVARNVHLLSKRAQGPFVPVNCGAIPGELLESELFGHEKGAFTGAISARKGRFELAQGGTLFLDEIGDMPLQMQVKLLRVLQERTYERVGGTKPIQADVRVIAATHRNLETMIEDGKFREDLFYRLNVFPIENPSLNERAEDIALLLKELTRRVNEQTGNSVKFTDRAVDSLKSHAWPGNIRELANLVERMVIMFPDKVVDVTDLPQKYRYIEVEAFEPEYPEELLEKDAFNELFSDGFSDDEEDMVAEDFAPQVSNVGLLPDEGIELKEYLAELEIDLITQALERYDYVVARAAEILGVRRTTLVEKMKKYNLNRD
- a CDS encoding flagellin, translated to MKIQSQSTAFFNRTEQTANKLNEQLSSGKRVNSAADDAAALQIINRLTSQQDGYSQSIRNAYDGISYSQTADSALSGVNDAVSRIRELSIQAGNGALTDSDRQALQEEVSQLQTQISETFENTTFGGAQIFDGESRSFQVGPDANTTQSLQQTDGGFASAILSVDISTQVGAQAAIDAADTVSEDLNSQRAELGAFENAVSSTIRSASNQRENIAASQSRIQDTDYAQAVSDQVANDILSQASIALRGQANQSASSVLGLL
- the pseB gene encoding UDP-N-acetylglucosamine 4,6-dehydratase (inverting), translated to MFDNKTILITGGTGSFGKKYVKTLLDRYKPKKIIIFSRDELKQFEMQQEFNQRCMRYFIGDVRDKDRLRRAMQGVDYVIHAAALKQVPAAEYNPMECIKTNINGAENVIEAALDNNVEKVIALSTDKAANPINLYGATKLASDKLFVAANNMAGGHKTRFSVVRYGNVVCSRGSVVPVFQKFIDEGKGHIPITHADMTRFWISLQQGVDFVLKNFERMLGGEIFVPKIPSIRIVDLATAMAPNLPQKIIGIRPGEKLHEVMCPQDLSFDTFEFSDHFVIAPGIKFSSRSNSFDLNALGEQGKAVQPGFEYNSLTNPVYMSVEEIKAFNLQALL
- the pseC gene encoding UDP-4-amino-4,6-dideoxy-N-acetyl-beta-L-altrosamine transaminase codes for the protein MIPYGKQSIDQADIDAVIEVLQSDWLTQGPKVPEFEQKLCQYTGANRAVAVNSATSALHIACLALEVGKGDIVWTSPNSFVASSNCALYCGASVDFIDIEVSTGNMSIQALSDKLALAKQQNQLPKVVIPVHFAGQSCDMKAIHQLAVQYGFKVIEDASHAIGGSYHDKKVGCCEYSDICVFSFHPVKIITSAEGGAALTNDPTLANTMARLRSHGITGNPDEFNEPSHGVWYYQQQDLGFNYRMTDLHASLGIAQLTKVDTFVKQRNNLANTYDTLFADSIGITPLARSESSISAYHLYVIRLESCTPDQHNFMVNALREKGVFAHVHYIPIYLQPYYQNLGFRAGYCAEAESYYYSAITLPLYPTLTLTQQEYIVSTTEALYLECTSSDES